A portion of the Anoxybacillus gonensis genome contains these proteins:
- a CDS encoding b(o/a)3-type cytochrome-c oxidase subunit 1 has translation MMNGTWKVDARDGKLAMAHIYVAFVALALGGLAGLLQVLVRSGKFELPAGISYYTILTTHGVLLGLVLTTFFIIGFQFAAVSRTAGTLSDRVRFWGWIGFWLMTIGTAITAFYILIGEASVLYTFYAPLQAHAGFYIGLTLVVVGSWISGFAMFAHYAKWKKAHPGQVSPLLTFMSVVNMVLWLVCSLGVAATVLFQLIPWSLGYVDRINVLVSRTLFWYFGHPLVYFWLLPAYMIWYAIIPKIIGGKMFSDSLARMSFILFLIFSIPVGFHHQLVEPGIDPAWKYLQVVLTFMVVIPSLMTAFSMFATFEMYGRSKGATGLFGWLRKLPWGDARFFAPFVGMLFFIPAGAGGLVNASHQLNQVVHNTIWVTGHFHLTLATTVVLTFFGGAYWLIPHLTGRVMTKAMNRLAIIQTIVWSIGMIFMSSAMHFAGLLGAPRRSAFSTYGDAPQALEWIPYQIAQAVGGTILFIGIILVLIIVTNLAFFAPKGETEFPVAEVAEQAERTPLVFENWKLWIGIAVVLILIAYTVPFIDMIQNAPPGSKGFKLW, from the coding sequence CTGGTCTATTACAAGTGCTTGTGCGCTCTGGAAAATTTGAATTGCCGGCAGGCATTAGCTATTATACGATTTTAACAACGCATGGCGTATTGCTTGGACTCGTTTTAACTACATTTTTCATTATCGGTTTCCAATTTGCTGCTGTAAGTCGTACTGCCGGAACGCTTTCTGACCGCGTGCGGTTTTGGGGTTGGATCGGTTTTTGGCTCATGACAATCGGTACAGCGATTACTGCCTTTTACATTTTAATCGGTGAAGCTTCTGTTTTATATACATTTTATGCCCCACTACAAGCACATGCAGGTTTTTATATCGGTTTAACGCTTGTTGTGGTCGGTAGCTGGATTAGCGGTTTTGCTATGTTCGCTCATTATGCAAAATGGAAAAAAGCTCATCCGGGTCAAGTCAGTCCGTTGCTTACATTTATGTCTGTTGTCAACATGGTATTATGGCTCGTTTGTTCGCTCGGTGTAGCAGCGACTGTATTATTCCAGCTTATTCCTTGGTCATTAGGTTATGTCGATCGGATTAACGTGCTCGTAAGCCGAACATTGTTCTGGTATTTCGGTCACCCGCTCGTATATTTCTGGTTATTACCGGCATATATGATTTGGTATGCAATTATTCCAAAAATTATTGGTGGAAAAATGTTTTCAGACTCCCTTGCTCGTATGTCATTCATCTTATTCTTAATTTTCTCGATTCCTGTCGGTTTCCACCATCAACTTGTGGAACCTGGAATTGATCCAGCTTGGAAATACTTACAAGTTGTCTTAACGTTTATGGTCGTTATTCCATCATTAATGACTGCGTTCTCAATGTTCGCAACGTTTGAAATGTACGGTCGCTCAAAAGGAGCAACAGGATTATTCGGATGGTTACGAAAACTTCCTTGGGGTGATGCACGTTTCTTTGCGCCATTTGTCGGTATGTTGTTCTTTATCCCTGCTGGTGCTGGTGGTCTTGTCAACGCATCACACCAATTAAACCAAGTCGTCCATAATACGATTTGGGTAACTGGTCACTTCCACTTAACATTAGCGACAACAGTCGTATTGACATTCTTTGGGGGAGCTTATTGGCTTATCCCACACTTAACAGGACGCGTCATGACAAAAGCAATGAATCGTCTAGCAATTATCCAAACAATCGTTTGGTCCATCGGTATGATTTTCATGTCTAGTGCGATGCATTTTGCAGGGTTACTTGGTGCCCCACGCCGTTCAGCATTTTCAACATACGGCGATGCACCACAAGCATTAGAATGGATTCCTTATCAAATCGCTCAAGCGGTTGGTGGAACGATTTTATTCATCGGTATTATTCTCGTGCTCATTATCGTAACAAACTTAGCATTTTTCGCTCCAAAAGGTGAAACAGAGTTCCCTGTTGCAGAAGTAGCTGAGCAGGCTGAACGTACACCACTTGTGTTCGAAAACTGGAAATTGTGGATCGGTATTGCGGTTGTACTCATTTTAATCGCATATACAGTTCCATTTATCGATATGATCCAAAATGCACCTCCTGGATCAAAAGGGTTTAAACTTTGGTAA